CTACGCGCTCGACAACTTCATCGTCACGCAGACCGAACACGACGTGCGCTACCGCGACATCGCGAATCTGGTCGAACAGCAACTCGCGACGCGCCTTGCCGAAGCCGCCTCGCTGCCGGAACCGTCGAAGGGCCGCCTGTCGAGGCTGTCCCGGACGTTTCCGATCACGCCGCGCGTCGACCTCCGGGCCGACGAGCGCGGCCAGTACTACATCCTGTCCGTGTCCGCCAACGACCGGCCGGGCCTTCTCTATTCGATCGCGCGCGTCCTGGCCGAGCATCGGGTCGGCGTCCACGCGGCGCGGATCAATACGCTCGGCGAACGCGTCGAGGACATCTTCCTGCTCGACGGTGCCGGCCTGTCCGACAACCGCCTGCAGATCCAGCTCGAAACCGAATTGCTGCGCGCGATCGCAGTCTGAATGAATCCCAGCGTTTATGCGCACCAAATTGACCGTCAAGAATCCGCGGCCGGCGTCGCCGACCCGCGCACCCGTCCGCTCCGGCAGCCTCGTCGCCCGCAAGGCGGTGCGCCCGGCCGCGCCGTCCGCAGCCGACAAGCCACCGCGCCCGAAGAAGGCCGCCGCACCGGCCGCCGCCGGCGAACGCGCGTTCAAGCCGCGCGGCGCGCAGGGCGCGGGGGCGGATCGTGCTCCGGCGAAGCGAGCGCCGCGTGACGGCGGCGCCGAGCGCGGCTATCGCAGCGATGCGAAGCCTGGCGGCCGCGCCGAACGCGGCGACGCCCGTCCGTATCGCAGCGCCGACGGCAAGCCCGATGCGCGGCCGCGCCGTGCGGATGCCGAAGGCGGTGCACGTGCGCCCTATCGCGACAAGGCAGCCGGCACAGGCGAAAAGCGCAGCTTCGGCGAACGTCGCACGCAGTCCGATCGTCCCGCACGCCGCGGCGACGACGATGCACGCCCGCGCCGCGCAGGCGCCGAAGGCGCGGCACGCGCACCGTATCGCGACAAGGCAGCCGGCGCAGGCGAAAAGCGCAGCTTCGGCGAGCGCCGTACGTCGTCCGACCGCCCAGCGCGGCGCAACGACGACGATGCTCGCCCGCGCCGCGCGGGCGCCGAAGGCGCGGCACGCGCACCGTATCGCGACAAGGCAGCCGGCGCAGGCGAAAAGCGCAGCTTCGGCGAACGCCGTACGTCGTCCGATCGCCCGGCACGCCGCAGCGACGACGATGCACGTCCGCGCCGCGCAAGCGCCGAAGGCGCGGCACGCGCACCGTATCGCGACAAGGCAGCCGGCGCAGGCGAAAAGCGCAGCTTCGGCGAACGCCGTACGTCGTCCGATCGCCCGGCACGCCGCAGCGACGACGATGCACGTCCGCGCCGCGCAAGCGCCGAAGGCGCGGCACGCGCACCGTATCGCGACAAGGCAGCCGGCTATGGCGAGAAGCGCGGCTTCGGCGAGCGCAACAGCACCGATCGCCGCTCGACCGGCGCCGCGCTAAAGACCGCCCAACCGGTCAAGCGCCGCGCCGCCGACGTCGACCACGGCGAC
The sequence above is a segment of the Burkholderia diffusa genome. Coding sequences within it:
- a CDS encoding pseudouridine synthase, whose translation is MRTKLTVKNPRPASPTRAPVRSGSLVARKAVRPAAPSAADKPPRPKKAAAPAAAGERAFKPRGAQGAGADRAPAKRAPRDGGAERGYRSDAKPGGRAERGDARPYRSADGKPDARPRRADAEGGARAPYRDKAAGTGEKRSFGERRTQSDRPARRGDDDARPRRAGAEGAARAPYRDKAAGAGEKRSFGERRTSSDRPARRNDDDARPRRAGAEGAARAPYRDKAAGAGEKRSFGERRTSSDRPARRSDDDARPRRASAEGAARAPYRDKAAGAGEKRSFGERRTSSDRPARRSDDDARPRRASAEGAARAPYRDKAAGYGEKRGFGERNSTDRRSTGAALKTAQPVKRRAADVDHGDETGLMRLSKRMSELGLCSRREADEWIEKGWVLVDGERIDTLGTKVRPDQKIEIDERASAAQAAQVTILLHKPVGYVSGQAEDGYEPASVLITRANQWSGDRSQVRFSPQHLHALAPAGRLDIDSTGLLVLTQNGRIAKQLIGEQSDIDKEYLVRVRFGERLIDIDQHFPAESLAKLRHGLELDGIPLKPAMVSWQNGEQLRFVLREGKKRQIRRMCELVGLEVIGLKRVRMGRVMLGALPQGQWRYLSADESF